The following DNA comes from Enterocloster bolteae.
GCAGAAGTAACGGTAAATTATGAAACTGCAACTGAGAAGTATACCGCTGTAGGTCAAGATGTGTCGGTTGGAAAGGGAGACACACCGGAGGCGTCTGAAGGAATTAAGAATAAGAACGATCTTCCGACCGGAACCACCTATGAATGGAAGCAGCCAGTTGATACATCAAATCCGGGAACGCAAACGGGTAGGATTATCGTTACATATCCGGATCAGACAAAGGACGAGGTAGAAGTGACGGTTCAGATCAAAGATAGCAAAAATGATGCTGAAACCTATGATGTGTCCGGAGGCGTTCTGAATAAGGAATATGGTGACAAAGCCACAAAAGATGAAATTATAGAAAAGGTAACCACAACGGCTCCTGATAATAAAGTGAGATCAAAAGAAGTAGTGGGAACCATTCCGGAAACAGGTAAAGGCCAGAAGGTAAAAGTAAAAGTAACCTATGTGGATGGAAGTGTTGATGAAGCGGAAGTAACGGTGAATTATGGAAGTGCTTCCGATAAATATGAACCGGAAGTAGAAGATGAGACAGTCAAGACAGGAAGCGATATTGATCTCACAGATAATGTGACCAACCTGGATGAACTGCCAACTGGAACAACAGTAAAGGATGTAACAGATACGCCTATTGATACGTCTGTTCCGGGGGATTATACAGGAAAGGTAGAAATCACCTATCCTGATGGAAGCAAGGATATTGTAGAAGTACCAGTGAAAGTCGTTGATAAGACTGATGCGGAACGTTACAGACCGGTGACAGAACGTGAGTTAATTGAGGAAGGGCAGACCTACGACTTAACGGACAATGTAAAAAATATGGGCAGCCTTCCTACAGGAACCACGGTAGAAGATGTAACACCAGAAGGAGAGATTGATCCGGATACTCCTGGAAATTACACAGGAACTATAAAAGTAATTTATCCGGATGGCTCCAGCGAGACCGTAAAAGTTAAGGTGAAAGTTAAGAAAAGAACACCGGATGCGAAAAAATACGATCCCGAAGTTGTACCAGAAATCATCTACGCAGGTGAACTAGCTGATTTGACGGATAATGTGGTAAATCTGGAAGATGAACTGCCAGAAGGTACGATTGTAACTGACATTACAGAGTATGGAGAAGATGGGGTAAACCTGGATAGACCTGGTAAATATAAAGGAAGAATTGAAATTGAGTATCCAGACGGCTCTACAAAAGAACTAACCGTACCTATACGCGTTTTGAAAGATGCAGACACAGACACAGCAACACCGAGTGAACCTGGTAAAGCTACTCCTAGCGAACCGGATAAGGCGACAGATAGTGAGGCAGAAAAGACAGATGCCAGCAAGTATAAACCCAAGCCAAATCCGATTGTTATCGACCAGGGAGAAACATTTGAACCGGAAGATGGGATTAAAAACAAGGATGAACTTCCAGAAGGTACAGAGTACAGCGATGAGACCCCTGACAAGGTAGATACATCAAAAGATTATACAGCTATCATTGTTGTGACGTATCCGGATGGTTCCAAGGATAAGGTAAAGGTTCCGGTTACGGTACGCCCAGGCGGGTCAGAAAAGACAGATGCCGACAAGTATGATCCAAAGCCAAATCCTATCGTGATAGATAAAGGGGGAACGTTTGAGCCGGAAGATGCGATTAAAAATAAAGATGAACTTCCCAACGGAACAGAATACCGTGATGAAACTCCTGACAATGTTGACAAAACAAAGGATTATACTGCTATTATTGTTGTGAAGTATCCGGATGGTTCCGAGGACAAAGTAAAGGTTCCGGTAACGGTAAAACCGGTAACGTCTGGTTCGGGTGGTTCAGGTAGTTCAGGTAGTTCAGGTGGTTCGAGCGGTGGACATTCGAGTGGAGGCTCTGGTGGAGGCTCTGGTTCCAGGGGTAGCAATGTGAGCAATGACAGAATTTATGCGAACCCTGACATGAGCGTGACGACTGGCTCGCTTCGAGGAACATGGACGCTGGTGGATGCAGAGAACCATAAATGGACCTATACAACGTCCTCCGGTGTCATGGCGAAAGATGGCTGGATGTTCATTGGAAATCCATATGCAAAGGATGAGGAAGGACGATTCAGCTGGTTTAAGTTTGATGCCAATGGAATTATGGAGTTTGGCTGGATCAAGAGCCAGAATGGAAAGTGGTATCATACCCATGCCGTATCAGACGGAAATCTTGGTATTCTTCATAAGGGCTGGTACCATGAGCCAATGGATGGAAAGTGGTATTACCTGGATGAAAAGACCGGAGCTATGCTTGATGGCTGGGTTTCCCTGTCAGGAAAGTACTACTACTTCACGGAAGCGCCTCTGGTTCCAGAACAGACCTATTTCCAGAGAGAGAATGGTTACTGGTATTATGACAATCATAATAGAAGGCCTTACGGCTCTATGTATCAGAACGAGATGACACCAGACAATTACTTTGTTGATCAGAATGGAGTCTGGGATGGGAAAAACCATTAAAAACCATCCGATTCAGATGTAAGATTTTAGCTGGGGGTGCTGCTATCAGTGGCATCCCCTATGCTTTTCATAAGAAATAGGAGATGAGTGAGAAACAAGGTTGGTTCTGTAATTGGTAGAGTAGAGAAGTGCGGGGGGAGAAACGTGTTTCCATGGTTAAAAAGAAGCTGTATTTATATCGCCGTATTATCGGGGGATACGGATACCCTTTGGTATTACAGAGATAAGTTGTGTGATTTCGCGGAGCGCAATCATTACAAGATAGAGGTGGTCCTAACAACCAGCAAAGGAGCCCTTCTTCAAAGCATCAGGCCTTTTAACAGAAAGCCTGACTTTATTATCGTAGCAGCGCCACTGAATCTGTATCAGTATCAGATGTTTATCGAGCAGTTGGAAGGGCGCAGAAGTCGTGCGAAGGTGTTCTTTATGGGGACAGGGGAAGTCCTTAAAGGATACGAGAAAAAGGTAATCTCTGTAGCTAACAAAGCAAAACTGGAATGGTATTTGGAACGAGAGATGGATTGGCTGCAACGAAAGCGATTATGGCGGTGGTGAGAAAGGAGTATGTCACAAAATGAACAAAAGACAATTGGTGGATCGCATGTCATCAGGAAGTGGTCTGACAATGAAACAGAGTGAAAAAGCCTTGAATGGACTGATGGATGTCATACATAGCGAATTATCTTCCGGAGGAAATGTCTCGTTGATTGGATTTGGTGTGTTTTCTGTGGCAGACCGGAAGGCCAGAATGGCGCGGAATCCGAAAACAGGAGAAGAAATGGAAGTAAAGGCCAGAAAAATCCCTGTGTTTAAAGCGGGGTCAACTTTGAAACGGGCAGTGAACAGCAGGTAACAGGATGGAAGCCACACAAGCGGAGCCAGGACTTCGTTTGATTAGAGAACGGGAGGAACCTTTGATGAAGACAGTGATTGTAGGAGCCAATCATGGAGGAATTGCAGCAGCTAATACACTTTTGGACCATTATCCGGATCATCGGGTCGTTATGATTGACCAGAATACCAATATCAGTTACTTGGGGTGTGGGACAGCCCTTTGGGTTGGCCGGCAGATCGACTCCTATCAGGATTTATTTTACACAAAAAAAGAAGATTTTGAAAAAAAGGGAGCTTCCGTCCATATGGAGACAACGGTAAGGAAGATTGACTTTGAAAGAAAGGTTGTTTTCTGTGAAAAGACGGATGGAAGAACATTTGAGGAGTCTTATGATAAGTTGATTCTGGCAACGGGCTCCCTTCCTATTGCTCCGGATTTGCCAGGTCAGAATCTGGAACATATCAGCTTTTTGAAGCTGTTTCAGGACGGTCAGAATGTAGACCACTTAATTGGCCGCATGGATGTGCAACATGTAGCCGTGATAGGAGCGGGGTATATTGGCGTTGAGATTGCAGAAGCGGCAATCCGAAGAGGAAAAAAGGTTAAGCTGTTTGACATTGCAGACACCTCTTTAGCGAGCTACTATGATGAATGGTTCACAAAAGATATGGACCGCCTTTTAGAAGAAAAAGGAATTGAGACGCATTTCAAAGAACAGGTCCTTGCGTTTTTGGGAACAACCTCGGTGGAACGGATTGTAACGGACCATGGAGAATATAAAACGGATTTGGTGATCAGCGCGATTGGTTTCAGACCGAATACCGTGCTAGGAATGGAACATCTGAAGTTATTCAAAAATGGAGC
Coding sequences within:
- a CDS encoding HU family DNA-binding protein — encoded protein: MNKRQLVDRMSSGSGLTMKQSEKALNGLMDVIHSELSSGGNVSLIGFGVFSVADRKARMARNPKTGEEMEVKARKIPVFKAGSTLKRAVNSR
- the nox gene encoding H2O-forming NADH oxidase; its protein translation is MKTVIVGANHGGIAAANTLLDHYPDHRVVMIDQNTNISYLGCGTALWVGRQIDSYQDLFYTKKEDFEKKGASVHMETTVRKIDFERKVVFCEKTDGRTFEESYDKLILATGSLPIAPDLPGQNLEHISFLKLFQDGQNVDHLIGRMDVQHVAVIGAGYIGVEIAEAAIRRGKKVKLFDIADTSLASYYDEWFTKDMDRLLEEKGIETHFKEQVLAFLGTTSVERIVTDHGEYKTDLVISAIGFRPNTVLGMEHLKLFKNGAYCVDRHQRTSDPDVYAVGDCAAIYSNALKRKTYIALATNAVRSGIVAGHNVGGTALEETGVQGSNGISVFGYHMVSTGLSVKAAQKSGLDVTYTDFEDLQRPGFMKKNAKVKVRIVYERNSRRIVGAQMASTEDISMGIHMFSLAIEQEVTIDQLKLLDLFFLPHFNQPYNYITMAALSAK